One window from the genome of Musa acuminata AAA Group cultivar baxijiao chromosome BXJ1-4, Cavendish_Baxijiao_AAA, whole genome shotgun sequence encodes:
- the LOC135661260 gene encoding protein TIME FOR COFFEE-like isoform X3 codes for MERNREARRGTTAASTATNGSGGGGGGLSRRRQRNSSGFRDSPEDDGRMEMPETSRLRDRGAKKDRDRNRSSRLKRRRGERMLHGSNRDEGDQSSENSIDEDEEDEDDDLFVPVRLPTPSPPLPNPGGACSSSQQNHHHHHHQQQQQQLLPRKNLPPKVMRWKTDAMIGVTIPRKARSASKRSHESLVLGGGGGGGEQITQQASISPSSLSPASATQLTPPSSNGSLRKKMHQKQITGAKHRPPKISKSTSFGQDEIEIEVAEVLYGMTRRFECLPKQDNHKLDSKDVDGGSGNEAKSRVSSPSSPSPSPAAYPSALPSSNSCSNPAPLPTIAPKRKRPRPVRFDEESSTSPVGLYNLSSISLSSITKMDPEHQIKAEASSPRSEKNNASPAIIQGGGSADVLVSQAGLSDMQQQESSKTEKKDLHPSSGGSDARDGVENKEELVSPAKDSTCTDVDANLRETPARKIVPDSPKEVKMKIDLMAPPPGKLSPDAGDLHDFDSDLKQQGPEIEMALKMNNENKEEKATESALVRDGQQTDKSMEKDFDLKKQVAIKQNLDLQLDLENPKQDIIVTDKVQMSKLQVKDPKAEPKQEKSASASSLHVPVTVGAWPGTFPPYGYIGQVPHLQAVVPMDATACHSNSSQLPALHHMHSRPKRCITHCYIAQMISNHQKFARMNSFWTAAAGAAPFLGVKNCNLTSEAALSGKPMLGSFLGMNIGSMEEGKATPALIAAYTGLTSQEKMPAATKLETTQRKQLILQQMPQSGTATNMPHGPAFMFPINHQQNATASTVAAAANRAGAAKSSTGAGAAELRVPGDSGSAVGNGGSGGSASPMMNLSFNGFPSNEAQYLAFLQSNAYPFPMPPHITGATPFRGASYPQAMPFFYPSHMLHPSQLRPQQQHAVLPLPPHAQQSHQNPGTSNGSSQKQLQQSQCIGESGSGRTGSSSHSFLANQRHDLPQHSHAQEYSKGMEDNLSVANAAIAISSGGGHGDKQAIYQQAHQKQNVKVDFTSPQPFGIPGASFGGILSAPPGIDFSSIAQNHAIFQSLPDASRYGYHQMAAAAAQAAEQKKVHKVAEDGKPVARELVNTNMTSEDNRKIMSASKGPGNCPQNSFTSTKSEGEPPISSVVGNNVVAASRSLNLIQATANGGVSADRSPGIGTASTPAPTVTTSIANSPQQQHHFYQIQKQQQQQQQLQMHHQLASSRTLPSATSNNVNVHPERPGDSTSTKFPQSLTSYPQALIQGGSPTQWPQAKTSAARGAVPAATAPTPVVKNSLLQLQGRVSQQPLPTQSHQAQISFGTTSSKVVPSGGQHLLGACGSLSPSSAAVAVGSPSNSNSASKSAGGSPRSCTSVKPGPQSSAIPLPQQSTVKQSALGSISKSLPMSNSSMPSILGHPQKVPGHSSNTKQQQPSQQLQKQQPFSQAQLFFSNPHMQQVASAQPGASAPNAAQYYHKRQPEQTQRQSQQQQQQNSAVSSSGMLSVCASSALMPAGSSTSSDPAKAMTAMNSMKGLPPPCFFGAAQLAVAAQSASGSPHPSIPATFAYMSLPSVSMKPSAEQKPAAG; via the exons ATGGAGAGGAATCGTGAAGCGAGGAGAGGGACCACGGCGGCATCGACGGCGACcaacggcagcggtggtggcggggGAGGGTTGTCGAGGAGGAGGCAGAGGAATAGCAGCGGCTTCAGAGACTCTCCTG AGGATGATGGAAGAATGGAGATGCCGGAGACGTCGCGGCTGCGGGATCGAGGGGCCAAGAAAGACCGGGATCGGAACAGATCTAGCCGGCTCAAGAGGAGGAGAGGGGAGAGGATGCTTCACGGAAGCAACAGAGATGAGGGGGACCAGAGCTCTGAAAACAGcatcgacgaggacgaggaggacGAAGACGATGACCTCTTTGTTCCCGTGCGGCTACCCACACCCTCGCCTCCTCTACCTAATCCAGGGGGGGCTTGTTCGTCATCGCAGcagaaccaccaccaccaccatcatcagcagcagcagcagcagctgttgCCGCGGAAGAACCTTCCACCCAAAGTCATGAGGTGGAAAACAGATGCGATGATCGGAGTCACGATACCACGAAAAGCTCGTTCGG CGTCTAAAAGGTCACATGAATCTCTAGTCTTGGGTGGAGGTGGCGGAGGAGGTGAGCAAATTACCCAGCAGGCTTCCATATCTCCATCGAGTCTCAGCCCCGCTTCCGCTACCCAGCTGACACCCCCTTCGTCCAATGGCTCTCTTCGGAAGAAGATG CATCAGAAGCAGATCACTGGAGCCAAACACCGTCCGCCAAAGATCTCCAAATCGACGTCTTTCGGCCAAGATGAGATCGAGATCGAGGTCGCGGAGGTATTGTATGGGATGACAAGGCGATTTGAGTGCCTTCCAAAGCAGGATAACCACAAGCTGGATTCAAAAGATGTGGATGGTGGGTCAGGCAATGAAGCTAAATCGAGAGTGTCGTCGCCAAGCTCACCATCACCATCTCCAGCAGCCTATCCATCTGCACTTCCGTCGTCCAATTCATGTTCTAATCCTGCCCCTTTGCCAACGATTG CTCCGAAGAGAAAAAGACCGAGACCTGTGAGGTTTGACGAAGAAAGCTCCACGAGTCCAGTGGGATTATACAATCTATCGAGCATATCTTTGTCTTCTATAACCAAAATGGACCCAGAGCACCAGATTAAGGCAGAGGCTTCATCGCCAAGGTCCGAGAAGAACAATGCATCTCCTGCCATCATAcaaggtggtgggtcggctgatgTTTTGGTCTCTCAGGCTGGGCTCTCCGATATGCAACAACAGGAGTCATCCAAGACCGAGAAAAAGGATCTGCACCCATCCTCAGGAGGATCAGATGCGCGGGATGGAGTGGAAAATAAGGAAGAGCTAGTTTCTCCTGCCAAAGATTCCACTTGTACTGATGTGGATGCCAATCTTCGTGAGACGCCCGCCAGAAAGAT AGTGCCTGATAGCCCTAAGGAGGTGAAAATGAAGATCGATCTGATG GCTCCTCCTCCAGGGAAGCTATCACCAGATGCTGGAGATTTGCATGACTTTGATTCAGATCTCAAGCAACAGGGCCCAGAAATAGAAATG GCACTGAAAATGAATAATGAGAATAAAGAAGAGAAGGCTACGGAGAGTGCATTGGTGAGGGATGGGCAACAGACTGACAAGTCCATGGAGAAAGATTTTGATTTGAAGAAGCAAGTGGCTATCAAACAGAACCTCGACTTGCAACTTGATTTGGAGAACCCGAAGCAAGATATTATTGTCACTGACAAGGTGCAAATGAGTAAGTTGCAAGTGAAAGACCCTAAAGCAGAGCCTAAACAAGAGAAATCTG CATCAGCCTCCTCCCTCCATGTGCCAGTGACAGTTGGTGCTTGGCCTGGAACCTTTCCTCCTTATGG gtATATAGGTCAAGTTCCACATCTGCAAGCGGTTGTTCCTATGGATGCAACTGCATGCCATTCCAATTCCTCTCAG CTGCCAGCACTTCATCATATGCATTCTCGCCCAAAGCGCTGCATTACACATTGCTATATAGCGCAGATGATATCCAATCACCAGAAATTCGCAAGGATGAATTCGTTCTGGACTGCTGCAGCCGGAGCTGCACCTTTCTTGGGGGTCAAGAATTGTAATCTCACTTCAGAAGCTGCTCTGTCTGGGAAACCAATGCTGGGGAGCTTCTTGGGTATGAACATTGGCTCCATGGAAGAGGGTAAAGCGACACCAGCATTAATTGCAGCATATACAGGGCTTACCTCACAGGAGAAAATGCCAGCAGCTACAAAGTTGGAAACCACCCAGAGAAAGCAACTAATTCTCCAGCAGATGCCGCAATCTGGTACAGCAACTAACATGCCG CATGGTCCAGCATTCATGTTCCCAATCAACCATCAACAGAATGCAACAGCTAGCACTGTGGCAGCTGCTGCCAATCGAGCTGGGGCAGCAAAATCTTCCACAGGTGCTGGTGCTGCTGAGTTACGTGTGCCTGGTGACTCAGGTTCTGCTGTGGGAAATGGTGGAAGTGGTGGATCAGCATCACCGATGATGAACTTGAGCTTTAATGGTTTTCCATCGAATGAAGCCCAGTACTTGGCTTTTCTGCAGAGCAATGCATATCCTTTTCCTATGCCTCCCCATATTACAGGGGCTACTCCCTTCCGTGGAGCAAGTTATCCTCAAGCAATGCCCTTCTTCTACCCTTCCCACATGCTTCATCCATCACAACTACGGCCGCAGCAACAACATGCGGTGCTCCCACTACCCCCTCATGCTCAGCAAAGCCACCAGAATCCAGGCACCTCAAATGGGTCCTCCCAGAAACAATTACAACAATCACAATGCATTGGAGAAAGCGGTTCTGGCCGTACTGGTTCAAGCTCTCACAGTTTTCTAGCTAATCAGCGGCATGACCTCCCTCAGCATTCTCATGCCCAGGAGTACAGTAAGGGCATGGAAGATAACCTTTCCGTTGCTAATG CTGCTATAGCAATCAGCAGTGGTGGGGGTCATGGTGATAAGCAGGCAATATATCAGCAGGCACACCAGAAGCAGAACGTCAAAGTGGACTTCACATCACCCCAACCTTTTGGAATTCCAGGTGCATCCTTCGGTGGGATTTTATCTGCACCACCAGGCATTGACTTCTCTTCCATTGCACAGAACCATGCCATTTTCCAGAGCCTTCCAGATGCTTCTAGGTATGGTTACCACCAGATGGCAGCAGCTGCAGCTCAAGCTGCAGAACAGAAGAAGGTGCACAAAGTAGCAGAAGATGGGAAACCTGTAGCCAGGGAGTTGGTGAACACAAATATGACGAGTGAAGATAATAGAAAGATTATGTCAGCCAGCAAAGGTCCAGGCAATTGTCCACAAAATTCTTTCACGTCCACAAAATCAGAGGGTGAACCTCCCATTTCTTCGGTTGTCGGTAACAATGTTGTAGCTGCCTCCAGATCACTTAACCTCATTCAGGCTACCGCAAATGGTGGTGTATCTGCAGACCGTTCTCCCGGCATTGGTACAGCTTCAACTCCTGCTCCCACAGTTACCACCAGTATTGCGAATTCCCCACAACAGCAACACCATTTTTATCAGATTCAgaagcagcaacagcaacagcaacaactGCAGATGCATCACCAGCTTGCATCATCTCGCACTCTGCCTTCAGCCACAAGCAACAATGTCAATGTACACCCAGAGCGTCCTGGAGATTCTACCAGTACTAAGTTCCCTCAATCTCTAACTAGCTATCCTCAAGCTCTTATACAGGGTGGCAGTCCCACACAGTGGCCGCAGGCCAAGACATCTGCTGCAAGAGGTGCAGTTCCAGCTGCAACGGCTCCTACACCAGTGGTGAAGAACAGCCTTCTCCAACTTCAAGGCAGGGTGTCCCAACAGCCTCTCCCCACCCAAAGCCACCAAGCCCAAATATCGTTTGGCACGACATCCTCTAAAGTTGTGCCTTCAGGGGGTCAACATCTTCTTGGAGCATGTGGCTCTCTGTCTCCATCatctgctgctgttgctgttggTTCGCCCTCAAATTCAAACTCTGCATCTAAGAGTGCTGGTGGCAGCCCACGATCATGTACCAGTGTAAAGCCAGGCCCTCAGAGTTCTGCCATTCCTCTTCCTCAGCAATCAACTGTCAAGCAATCAGCATTGGGTTCTATCTCCAAATCATTACCCATGAGTAACTCAAGCATGCCATCCATTCTTGGGCATCCTCAAAAAGTCCCTGGCCACAGCTCGAACACCAAGCAGCAACAACCATCTCAGCAGTTACAGAAGCAGCAACCCTTCTCTCAGGCTCAACTCTTCTTCTCCAATCCCCATATGCAACAAGTCGCAAGTGCACAACCCGGTGCTTCTGCACCTAATGCTGCTCAATATTATCACAAGCGCCAACCTGAACAAACACAACGACAGtctcaacagcagcagcaacaaaacTCAGCTGTGTCTTCTTCTGGGATGCTTTCGGTTTGTGCCTCTTCTGCACTGATGCCGGCTGGTTCTTCCACATCATCTGATCCTGCAAAGGCCATGACCGCTATGAACAGTATGAAGGGCCTTCCACCCCCTTGCTTTTTTGGTGCTGCTCAGCTAGCTGTGGCTGCACAGTCTGCCTCTGGCTCTCCTCACCCTTCAATTCCTGCGACATTTGCTTATATGTCTTTACCATCAGTTTCTATGAAGCCCTCAGCTGAGCAGAAGCCTGCAGCTG GCTGA
- the LOC135661260 gene encoding protein TIME FOR COFFEE-like isoform X1, whose protein sequence is MERNREARRGTTAASTATNGSGGGGGGLSRRRQRNSSGFRDSPEDDGRMEMPETSRLRDRGAKKDRDRNRSSRLKRRRGERMLHGSNRDEGDQSSENSIDEDEEDEDDDLFVPVRLPTPSPPLPNPGGACSSSQQNHHHHHHQQQQQQLLPRKNLPPKVMRWKTDAMIGVTIPRKARSASKRSHESLVLGGGGGGGEQITQQASISPSSLSPASATQLTPPSSNGSLRKKMHQKQITGAKHRPPKISKSTSFGQDEIEIEVAEVLYGMTRRFECLPKQDNHKLDSKDVDGGSGNEAKSRVSSPSSPSPSPAAYPSALPSSNSCSNPAPLPTIAPKRKRPRPVRFDEESSTSPVGLYNLSSISLSSITKMDPEHQIKAEASSPRSEKNNASPAIIQGGGSADVLVSQAGLSDMQQQESSKTEKKDLHPSSGGSDARDGVENKEELVSPAKDSTCTDVDANLRETPARKIVPDSPKEVKMKIDLMAPPPGKLSPDAGDLHDFDSDLKQQGPEIEMALKMNNENKEEKATESALVRDGQQTDKSMEKDFDLKKQVAIKQNLDLQLDLENPKQDIIVTDKVQMSKLQVKDPKAEPKQEKSASASSLHVPVTVGAWPGTFPPYGYIGQVPHLQAVVPMDATACHSNSSQLPALHHMHSRPKRCITHCYIAQMISNHQKFARMNSFWTAAAGAAPFLGVKNCNLTSEAALSGKPMLGSFLGMNIGSMEEGKATPALIAAYTGLTSQEKMPAATKLETTQRKQLILQQMPQSGTATNMPHGPAFMFPINHQQNATASTVAAAANRAGAAKSSTGAGAAELRVPGDSGSAVGNGGSGGSASPMMNLSFNGFPSNEAQYLAFLQSNAYPFPMPPHITGATPFRGASYPQAMPFFYPSHMLHPSQLRPQQQHAVLPLPPHAQQSHQNPGTSNGSSQKQLQQSQCIGESGSGRTGSSSHSFLANQRHDLPQHSHAQEYSKGMEDNLSVANAAIAISSGGGHGDKQAIYQQAHQKQNVKVDFTSPQPFGIPGASFGGILSAPPGIDFSSIAQNHAIFQSLPDASRYGYHQMAAAAAQAAEQKKVHKVAEDGKPVARELVNTNMTSEDNRKIMSASKGPGNCPQNSFTSTKSEGEPPISSVVGNNVVAASRSLNLIQATANGGVSADRSPGIGTASTPAPTVTTSIANSPQQQHHFYQIQKQQQQQQQLQMHHQLASSRTLPSATSNNVNVHPERPGDSTSTKFPQSLTSYPQALIQGGSPTQWPQAKTSAARGAVPAATAPTPVVKNSLLQLQGRVSQQPLPTQSHQAQISFGTTSSKVVPSGGQHLLGACGSLSPSSAAVAVGSPSNSNSASKSAGGSPRSCTSVKPGPQSSAIPLPQQSTVKQSALGSISKSLPMSNSSMPSILGHPQKVPGHSSNTKQQQPSQQLQKQQPFSQAQLFFSNPHMQQVASAQPGASAPNAAQYYHKRQPEQTQRQSQQQQQQNSAVSSSGMLSVCASSALMPAGSSTSSDPAKAMTAMNSMKGLPPPCFFGAAQLAVAAQSASGSPHPSIPATFAYMSLPSVSMKPSAEQKPAAGSDNLQSWQAEKR, encoded by the exons ATGGAGAGGAATCGTGAAGCGAGGAGAGGGACCACGGCGGCATCGACGGCGACcaacggcagcggtggtggcggggGAGGGTTGTCGAGGAGGAGGCAGAGGAATAGCAGCGGCTTCAGAGACTCTCCTG AGGATGATGGAAGAATGGAGATGCCGGAGACGTCGCGGCTGCGGGATCGAGGGGCCAAGAAAGACCGGGATCGGAACAGATCTAGCCGGCTCAAGAGGAGGAGAGGGGAGAGGATGCTTCACGGAAGCAACAGAGATGAGGGGGACCAGAGCTCTGAAAACAGcatcgacgaggacgaggaggacGAAGACGATGACCTCTTTGTTCCCGTGCGGCTACCCACACCCTCGCCTCCTCTACCTAATCCAGGGGGGGCTTGTTCGTCATCGCAGcagaaccaccaccaccaccatcatcagcagcagcagcagcagctgttgCCGCGGAAGAACCTTCCACCCAAAGTCATGAGGTGGAAAACAGATGCGATGATCGGAGTCACGATACCACGAAAAGCTCGTTCGG CGTCTAAAAGGTCACATGAATCTCTAGTCTTGGGTGGAGGTGGCGGAGGAGGTGAGCAAATTACCCAGCAGGCTTCCATATCTCCATCGAGTCTCAGCCCCGCTTCCGCTACCCAGCTGACACCCCCTTCGTCCAATGGCTCTCTTCGGAAGAAGATG CATCAGAAGCAGATCACTGGAGCCAAACACCGTCCGCCAAAGATCTCCAAATCGACGTCTTTCGGCCAAGATGAGATCGAGATCGAGGTCGCGGAGGTATTGTATGGGATGACAAGGCGATTTGAGTGCCTTCCAAAGCAGGATAACCACAAGCTGGATTCAAAAGATGTGGATGGTGGGTCAGGCAATGAAGCTAAATCGAGAGTGTCGTCGCCAAGCTCACCATCACCATCTCCAGCAGCCTATCCATCTGCACTTCCGTCGTCCAATTCATGTTCTAATCCTGCCCCTTTGCCAACGATTG CTCCGAAGAGAAAAAGACCGAGACCTGTGAGGTTTGACGAAGAAAGCTCCACGAGTCCAGTGGGATTATACAATCTATCGAGCATATCTTTGTCTTCTATAACCAAAATGGACCCAGAGCACCAGATTAAGGCAGAGGCTTCATCGCCAAGGTCCGAGAAGAACAATGCATCTCCTGCCATCATAcaaggtggtgggtcggctgatgTTTTGGTCTCTCAGGCTGGGCTCTCCGATATGCAACAACAGGAGTCATCCAAGACCGAGAAAAAGGATCTGCACCCATCCTCAGGAGGATCAGATGCGCGGGATGGAGTGGAAAATAAGGAAGAGCTAGTTTCTCCTGCCAAAGATTCCACTTGTACTGATGTGGATGCCAATCTTCGTGAGACGCCCGCCAGAAAGAT AGTGCCTGATAGCCCTAAGGAGGTGAAAATGAAGATCGATCTGATG GCTCCTCCTCCAGGGAAGCTATCACCAGATGCTGGAGATTTGCATGACTTTGATTCAGATCTCAAGCAACAGGGCCCAGAAATAGAAATG GCACTGAAAATGAATAATGAGAATAAAGAAGAGAAGGCTACGGAGAGTGCATTGGTGAGGGATGGGCAACAGACTGACAAGTCCATGGAGAAAGATTTTGATTTGAAGAAGCAAGTGGCTATCAAACAGAACCTCGACTTGCAACTTGATTTGGAGAACCCGAAGCAAGATATTATTGTCACTGACAAGGTGCAAATGAGTAAGTTGCAAGTGAAAGACCCTAAAGCAGAGCCTAAACAAGAGAAATCTG CATCAGCCTCCTCCCTCCATGTGCCAGTGACAGTTGGTGCTTGGCCTGGAACCTTTCCTCCTTATGG gtATATAGGTCAAGTTCCACATCTGCAAGCGGTTGTTCCTATGGATGCAACTGCATGCCATTCCAATTCCTCTCAG CTGCCAGCACTTCATCATATGCATTCTCGCCCAAAGCGCTGCATTACACATTGCTATATAGCGCAGATGATATCCAATCACCAGAAATTCGCAAGGATGAATTCGTTCTGGACTGCTGCAGCCGGAGCTGCACCTTTCTTGGGGGTCAAGAATTGTAATCTCACTTCAGAAGCTGCTCTGTCTGGGAAACCAATGCTGGGGAGCTTCTTGGGTATGAACATTGGCTCCATGGAAGAGGGTAAAGCGACACCAGCATTAATTGCAGCATATACAGGGCTTACCTCACAGGAGAAAATGCCAGCAGCTACAAAGTTGGAAACCACCCAGAGAAAGCAACTAATTCTCCAGCAGATGCCGCAATCTGGTACAGCAACTAACATGCCG CATGGTCCAGCATTCATGTTCCCAATCAACCATCAACAGAATGCAACAGCTAGCACTGTGGCAGCTGCTGCCAATCGAGCTGGGGCAGCAAAATCTTCCACAGGTGCTGGTGCTGCTGAGTTACGTGTGCCTGGTGACTCAGGTTCTGCTGTGGGAAATGGTGGAAGTGGTGGATCAGCATCACCGATGATGAACTTGAGCTTTAATGGTTTTCCATCGAATGAAGCCCAGTACTTGGCTTTTCTGCAGAGCAATGCATATCCTTTTCCTATGCCTCCCCATATTACAGGGGCTACTCCCTTCCGTGGAGCAAGTTATCCTCAAGCAATGCCCTTCTTCTACCCTTCCCACATGCTTCATCCATCACAACTACGGCCGCAGCAACAACATGCGGTGCTCCCACTACCCCCTCATGCTCAGCAAAGCCACCAGAATCCAGGCACCTCAAATGGGTCCTCCCAGAAACAATTACAACAATCACAATGCATTGGAGAAAGCGGTTCTGGCCGTACTGGTTCAAGCTCTCACAGTTTTCTAGCTAATCAGCGGCATGACCTCCCTCAGCATTCTCATGCCCAGGAGTACAGTAAGGGCATGGAAGATAACCTTTCCGTTGCTAATG CTGCTATAGCAATCAGCAGTGGTGGGGGTCATGGTGATAAGCAGGCAATATATCAGCAGGCACACCAGAAGCAGAACGTCAAAGTGGACTTCACATCACCCCAACCTTTTGGAATTCCAGGTGCATCCTTCGGTGGGATTTTATCTGCACCACCAGGCATTGACTTCTCTTCCATTGCACAGAACCATGCCATTTTCCAGAGCCTTCCAGATGCTTCTAGGTATGGTTACCACCAGATGGCAGCAGCTGCAGCTCAAGCTGCAGAACAGAAGAAGGTGCACAAAGTAGCAGAAGATGGGAAACCTGTAGCCAGGGAGTTGGTGAACACAAATATGACGAGTGAAGATAATAGAAAGATTATGTCAGCCAGCAAAGGTCCAGGCAATTGTCCACAAAATTCTTTCACGTCCACAAAATCAGAGGGTGAACCTCCCATTTCTTCGGTTGTCGGTAACAATGTTGTAGCTGCCTCCAGATCACTTAACCTCATTCAGGCTACCGCAAATGGTGGTGTATCTGCAGACCGTTCTCCCGGCATTGGTACAGCTTCAACTCCTGCTCCCACAGTTACCACCAGTATTGCGAATTCCCCACAACAGCAACACCATTTTTATCAGATTCAgaagcagcaacagcaacagcaacaactGCAGATGCATCACCAGCTTGCATCATCTCGCACTCTGCCTTCAGCCACAAGCAACAATGTCAATGTACACCCAGAGCGTCCTGGAGATTCTACCAGTACTAAGTTCCCTCAATCTCTAACTAGCTATCCTCAAGCTCTTATACAGGGTGGCAGTCCCACACAGTGGCCGCAGGCCAAGACATCTGCTGCAAGAGGTGCAGTTCCAGCTGCAACGGCTCCTACACCAGTGGTGAAGAACAGCCTTCTCCAACTTCAAGGCAGGGTGTCCCAACAGCCTCTCCCCACCCAAAGCCACCAAGCCCAAATATCGTTTGGCACGACATCCTCTAAAGTTGTGCCTTCAGGGGGTCAACATCTTCTTGGAGCATGTGGCTCTCTGTCTCCATCatctgctgctgttgctgttggTTCGCCCTCAAATTCAAACTCTGCATCTAAGAGTGCTGGTGGCAGCCCACGATCATGTACCAGTGTAAAGCCAGGCCCTCAGAGTTCTGCCATTCCTCTTCCTCAGCAATCAACTGTCAAGCAATCAGCATTGGGTTCTATCTCCAAATCATTACCCATGAGTAACTCAAGCATGCCATCCATTCTTGGGCATCCTCAAAAAGTCCCTGGCCACAGCTCGAACACCAAGCAGCAACAACCATCTCAGCAGTTACAGAAGCAGCAACCCTTCTCTCAGGCTCAACTCTTCTTCTCCAATCCCCATATGCAACAAGTCGCAAGTGCACAACCCGGTGCTTCTGCACCTAATGCTGCTCAATATTATCACAAGCGCCAACCTGAACAAACACAACGACAGtctcaacagcagcagcaacaaaacTCAGCTGTGTCTTCTTCTGGGATGCTTTCGGTTTGTGCCTCTTCTGCACTGATGCCGGCTGGTTCTTCCACATCATCTGATCCTGCAAAGGCCATGACCGCTATGAACAGTATGAAGGGCCTTCCACCCCCTTGCTTTTTTGGTGCTGCTCAGCTAGCTGTGGCTGCACAGTCTGCCTCTGGCTCTCCTCACCCTTCAATTCCTGCGACATTTGCTTATATGTCTTTACCATCAGTTTCTATGAAGCCCTCAGCTGAGCAGAAGCCTGCAGCTG GAAGTGACAATTTACAATCCTGGCAGGCTGAAAAGAGATGA